From the genome of Leptotrichia sp. HSP-342:
CTTATCTAGATAAGTCAAATCATAATGAAACTCAACGTTATCGCTATCTCTCAATGGACCTTCATAATTTACTCCAAGTGGAGGAGTTTTTATTGTGGAACATGAAATTGTAAAGGCTGTTAAAATACCAATTAATAAATACTTTTTTCTTCTTAAATTCATTAATTTATTCTCTCCTTCACTATTTTAAATTTATTTTTTTATTCTCAATTTAATTATCTTTTTTTATTTTTACCCAAATTTCTAACTAACTAGGTTATTTATCCACTTCTTGCTCTTTAATCTCCATACACACGGAAATATTTTTATAACTTCATCACTGCACGAAAGTAAATACACAATTACAACTGGAAATCCTAAATGTAATCCAGAAAAATATGTTATCGGTATAGCAACAAACCAAAGCGGAATCAAGTCCACAAACATTGTCCAGAGCGTATCCCCTCCCGAACGTAAAATTCCAACTAACAGCTGTAAACTTATTGCTTTTACAAAAATTACAAATACTTCCGCCTTCACAACTTCTCTTGCTAACGGATAACTTTTTTCATTTACATGTTGTAGAATAAATGGACTGAAAATAAATACAATTGCTCCAATAATAATCCCTGAAATAACAGCCACCTTTAATAAAATTATCGAATAGTCATAAGCATTTTCTTCTCTTCCAGCACCAATCTCATTACCAATTATAGCCGAAGTTGCACTCGAAAGTCCAAATAACAATGTCAATACAAGACTGCTAATTGATTTTACAACCTGAACTGCAGCCGCAAAATTTGTTCCCATTCTTCCAAAGATCATTACATACATACTTGCACCAAGTACCCACAATATTTCATGAATAAAAACAGGAAGCGATATTTTCATAACTTTTACAAAAAATTCCATTGATAAATCAAATAATTCATTTATTTTTCCTGCAATTGGCAATTTTAACTTGTAAATCACATAAATTATATAAAAAGTGCTTATAATTCTCGCAATAACTGTTGCAACTGCAGCACCACGTACTCCCATTGCTGGAAATCCGAAATGTCCAAAAATTAACATATAGTTTATGGCTACATTTATCAAAAGCCCTATTACACTTGAGTAAAATGAATATTTGGTTTTCCCTATTGCACGAAGCTGCATATTAAAGGCAAAACCAACTCCCACAAGCGGATAAGTCCACGCTACTATACGTAAATATGAAGCCCCTATTTCTATAACTTTTTTATCATTTGTAAATACTGAAATTACAAGTTTCGGGGTAAACAATCCTGCGAAAAGAAATAGCAACGAAAATAAAAATCCAACAATTATTGTTATCCCAAGACATTTCTTCAGATTTTTGTAATCCTTGTTCCCAAAATACTGAGCCGCCAAAATTCCACCGCCACTATTCATCCCAAAAAGTGAAGTCATAAAAATCATAAACATCTGATTTGCAAACCCCAATCCTGCAACAGCAACTGTCCCCAGTCCAAGCGCCACAATCTCTTTCCCCACCATAAACATATCAACAAAGTTCATAAGTGCGTAAATCATATTTTCAATTGCCACAGGTAATCCAATATTAATAACCTTTTTATAAACCAATTTTCTATTTAATACTTTTTCTTTCATTTATTTCCTTTCTTTTTCATTGATAT
Proteins encoded in this window:
- a CDS encoding MATE family efflux transporter, which encodes MKEKVLNRKLVYKKVINIGLPVAIENMIYALMNFVDMFMVGKEIVALGLGTVAVAGLGFANQMFMIFMTSLFGMNSGGGILAAQYFGNKDYKNLKKCLGITIIVGFLFSLLFLFAGLFTPKLVISVFTNDKKVIEIGASYLRIVAWTYPLVGVGFAFNMQLRAIGKTKYSFYSSVIGLLINVAINYMLIFGHFGFPAMGVRGAAVATVIARIISTFYIIYVIYKLKLPIAGKINELFDLSMEFFVKVMKISLPVFIHEILWVLGASMYVMIFGRMGTNFAAAVQVVKSISSLVLTLLFGLSSATSAIIGNEIGAGREENAYDYSIILLKVAVISGIIIGAIVFIFSPFILQHVNEKSYPLAREVVKAEVFVIFVKAISLQLLVGILRSGGDTLWTMFVDLIPLWFVAIPITYFSGLHLGFPVVIVYLLSCSDEVIKIFPCVWRLKSKKWINNLVS